One window of Siniperca chuatsi isolate FFG_IHB_CAS linkage group LG19, ASM2008510v1, whole genome shotgun sequence genomic DNA carries:
- the tfap2a gene encoding transcription factor AP-2-alpha isoform X3 yields the protein MSIMGKMGEWQDRHDGTSNGTARLPQLGGVGQSPYTSAPPLSHTPNSDFQPPYFPPPYQPIYPQSQDPYSHVNDPYSLNSLHAQPQPQHPGWPGQRQGQESGLLHQHRSLPHQLCRDYRREVLLPSGHGIDTGLSDSIPIHGIPHSLEDVQSVEDQGIHIPDQTVIKKGPVSLSKNNNISAIPVNKDGLFGGVVNPNEVFCSVPGRLSLLSSTSKYKVTVAEVQRRLSPPECLNASLLGGVLRRAKSKNGGRSLREKLDKIGLNLPAGRRKAANVTLLTSLVEGEAVHLARDFGYVCETEFPAKAVAEYVNRQHSDPNEQVQRKNMLLATKQVCKEFTDLLSQDRSPLGNSRPQPILEPGIQSCLTHFSLISHGFGTPALCAAVTALQNYLTEAIKAMDKMYLNNNPNSHSDNGTKGGDKDEKHRK from the exons ATGTCAATTATGGGCAAAATGGGGGAATGGCAG GACCGTCACGACGGCACCAGCAATGGGACAGCCAGGCTACCTCAGCTGGGCGGCGTGGGCCAGAGTCCCTACACGAGCGCCCCTCCGCTCTCCCACACACCGAACTCGGACTTCCAGCCCCCGTACTTCCCCCCGCCCTACCAGCCCATCTACCCGCAGTCTCAGGACCCTTACTCGCACGTCAACGACCCGTACTCCCTCAACTCCCTGCACGCCCAGCCGCAGCCGCAGCACCCGGGCTGGCCGGGCCAGAGGCAGGGTCAGGAGAGCGGCCTGCTGCACCAGCACCGCAGCCTGCCCCACCAGCTGTGCCGGGACTACCGCAGGGAAGTGCTCCTACCGTCCGGCCACGGCATCGATACTGGACTGTCGGACTCTATCCCTATCCATGGAATACCTCACTCTTTAGAAGACGTTCAG TCTGTTGAGGATCAAGGAATTCACATTCCCGACCAGACTGTAATTAAGAAAG GTCCAGTCTCTTTATCCAAGAACAACAACATCTCCGCCATCCCCGTAAATAAGGACGGTCTTTTCGGAGGGGTGGTAAACCCCAACGAGGTGTTCTGCTCAGTTCCGGGTCGCCTGTCCCTCCTCAGCTCCACATCAAAGTACAAGGTCACGGTGGCGGAGGTGCAGAGACGCCTCTCGCCGCCCGAGTGCCTCAACGCCTCCCTGCTGGGCGGGGTGCTGAGGAG GGCCAAATCTAAGAACGGAGGAAGATCCTTAAGGGAGAAGCTGGATAAAATCGGCTTGAATCTACCTGCGGGCAGACGCAAGGCAGCCAACGTCACCTTGCTGACGTCACTAGTCGAAG GCGAAGCGGTACATCTTGCCAGGGATTTTGGTTATGTATGCGAGACCGAGTTTCCAGCCAAGGCAGTAGCTGAATATGTAAACCGTCAGCATTCCGACCCAAACGAACAAGtccaaagaaaaaacatgctATTGGCCACGAA GCAAGTCTGCAAAGAGTTCACAGACCTGCTGTCCCAAGACCGCTCGCCGCTGGGAAACTCACGGCCGCAGCCCATTCTTGAACCGGGAATCCAGAGCTGTTTGACCCACTTCAGTCTAATCTCGCACGGTTTCGGGACCCCGGCACTGTGCGCGGCCGTCACGGCCCTGCAGAACTATCTGACCGAGGCTATCAAAGCCATGGACAAAATGTACCTCAACAACAACCCCAACAGTCACTCAGATAACGGCACTAAAGGCGGAGACAAAGACGAGAAGCACAGAAAGTGA
- the tfap2a gene encoding transcription factor AP-2-alpha isoform X2, with protein MKMLWKLTDNIKYEDCEDRHDGTSNGTARLPQLGGVGQSPYTSAPPLSHTPNSDFQPPYFPPPYQPIYPQSQDPYSHVNDPYSLNSLHAQPQPQHPGWPGQRQGQESGLLHQHRSLPHQLCRDYRREVLLPSGHGIDTGLSDSIPIHGIPHSLEDVQSVEDQGIHIPDQTVIKKGPVSLSKNNNISAIPVNKDGLFGGVVNPNEVFCSVPGRLSLLSSTSKYKVTVAEVQRRLSPPECLNASLLGGVLRRAKSKNGGRSLREKLDKIGLNLPAGRRKAANVTLLTSLVEGEAVHLARDFGYVCETEFPAKAVAEYVNRQHSDPNEQVQRKNMLLATKQVCKEFTDLLSQDRSPLGNSRPQPILEPGIQSCLTHFSLISHGFGTPALCAAVTALQNYLTEAIKAMDKMYLNNNPNSHSDNGTKGGDKDEKHRK; from the exons ATGAAAATGCTTTGGAAATTAACtgataacattaaatatgaagattGCGAG GACCGTCACGACGGCACCAGCAATGGGACAGCCAGGCTACCTCAGCTGGGCGGCGTGGGCCAGAGTCCCTACACGAGCGCCCCTCCGCTCTCCCACACACCGAACTCGGACTTCCAGCCCCCGTACTTCCCCCCGCCCTACCAGCCCATCTACCCGCAGTCTCAGGACCCTTACTCGCACGTCAACGACCCGTACTCCCTCAACTCCCTGCACGCCCAGCCGCAGCCGCAGCACCCGGGCTGGCCGGGCCAGAGGCAGGGTCAGGAGAGCGGCCTGCTGCACCAGCACCGCAGCCTGCCCCACCAGCTGTGCCGGGACTACCGCAGGGAAGTGCTCCTACCGTCCGGCCACGGCATCGATACTGGACTGTCGGACTCTATCCCTATCCATGGAATACCTCACTCTTTAGAAGACGTTCAG TCTGTTGAGGATCAAGGAATTCACATTCCCGACCAGACTGTAATTAAGAAAG GTCCAGTCTCTTTATCCAAGAACAACAACATCTCCGCCATCCCCGTAAATAAGGACGGTCTTTTCGGAGGGGTGGTAAACCCCAACGAGGTGTTCTGCTCAGTTCCGGGTCGCCTGTCCCTCCTCAGCTCCACATCAAAGTACAAGGTCACGGTGGCGGAGGTGCAGAGACGCCTCTCGCCGCCCGAGTGCCTCAACGCCTCCCTGCTGGGCGGGGTGCTGAGGAG GGCCAAATCTAAGAACGGAGGAAGATCCTTAAGGGAGAAGCTGGATAAAATCGGCTTGAATCTACCTGCGGGCAGACGCAAGGCAGCCAACGTCACCTTGCTGACGTCACTAGTCGAAG GCGAAGCGGTACATCTTGCCAGGGATTTTGGTTATGTATGCGAGACCGAGTTTCCAGCCAAGGCAGTAGCTGAATATGTAAACCGTCAGCATTCCGACCCAAACGAACAAGtccaaagaaaaaacatgctATTGGCCACGAA GCAAGTCTGCAAAGAGTTCACAGACCTGCTGTCCCAAGACCGCTCGCCGCTGGGAAACTCACGGCCGCAGCCCATTCTTGAACCGGGAATCCAGAGCTGTTTGACCCACTTCAGTCTAATCTCGCACGGTTTCGGGACCCCGGCACTGTGCGCGGCCGTCACGGCCCTGCAGAACTATCTGACCGAGGCTATCAAAGCCATGGACAAAATGTACCTCAACAACAACCCCAACAGTCACTCAGATAACGGCACTAAAGGCGGAGACAAAGACGAGAAGCACAGAAAGTGA
- the tfap2a gene encoding transcription factor AP-2-alpha isoform X1: MEDSSLSECEVENKETSDRNEPVRMPTASSAGFSPSSEDRHDGTSNGTARLPQLGGVGQSPYTSAPPLSHTPNSDFQPPYFPPPYQPIYPQSQDPYSHVNDPYSLNSLHAQPQPQHPGWPGQRQGQESGLLHQHRSLPHQLCRDYRREVLLPSGHGIDTGLSDSIPIHGIPHSLEDVQSVEDQGIHIPDQTVIKKGPVSLSKNNNISAIPVNKDGLFGGVVNPNEVFCSVPGRLSLLSSTSKYKVTVAEVQRRLSPPECLNASLLGGVLRRAKSKNGGRSLREKLDKIGLNLPAGRRKAANVTLLTSLVEGEAVHLARDFGYVCETEFPAKAVAEYVNRQHSDPNEQVQRKNMLLATKQVCKEFTDLLSQDRSPLGNSRPQPILEPGIQSCLTHFSLISHGFGTPALCAAVTALQNYLTEAIKAMDKMYLNNNPNSHSDNGTKGGDKDEKHRK; the protein is encoded by the exons ATGGAGGACAGCTCGTTGTCGGAGTGTGAGGTGGAAAACAAAGAGACGAGTGATAGAAATGAGCCTGTCAGAATGCCCACAGCGTCGTCTGCTGGATTTTCACCCAGTTCAGAG GACCGTCACGACGGCACCAGCAATGGGACAGCCAGGCTACCTCAGCTGGGCGGCGTGGGCCAGAGTCCCTACACGAGCGCCCCTCCGCTCTCCCACACACCGAACTCGGACTTCCAGCCCCCGTACTTCCCCCCGCCCTACCAGCCCATCTACCCGCAGTCTCAGGACCCTTACTCGCACGTCAACGACCCGTACTCCCTCAACTCCCTGCACGCCCAGCCGCAGCCGCAGCACCCGGGCTGGCCGGGCCAGAGGCAGGGTCAGGAGAGCGGCCTGCTGCACCAGCACCGCAGCCTGCCCCACCAGCTGTGCCGGGACTACCGCAGGGAAGTGCTCCTACCGTCCGGCCACGGCATCGATACTGGACTGTCGGACTCTATCCCTATCCATGGAATACCTCACTCTTTAGAAGACGTTCAG TCTGTTGAGGATCAAGGAATTCACATTCCCGACCAGACTGTAATTAAGAAAG GTCCAGTCTCTTTATCCAAGAACAACAACATCTCCGCCATCCCCGTAAATAAGGACGGTCTTTTCGGAGGGGTGGTAAACCCCAACGAGGTGTTCTGCTCAGTTCCGGGTCGCCTGTCCCTCCTCAGCTCCACATCAAAGTACAAGGTCACGGTGGCGGAGGTGCAGAGACGCCTCTCGCCGCCCGAGTGCCTCAACGCCTCCCTGCTGGGCGGGGTGCTGAGGAG GGCCAAATCTAAGAACGGAGGAAGATCCTTAAGGGAGAAGCTGGATAAAATCGGCTTGAATCTACCTGCGGGCAGACGCAAGGCAGCCAACGTCACCTTGCTGACGTCACTAGTCGAAG GCGAAGCGGTACATCTTGCCAGGGATTTTGGTTATGTATGCGAGACCGAGTTTCCAGCCAAGGCAGTAGCTGAATATGTAAACCGTCAGCATTCCGACCCAAACGAACAAGtccaaagaaaaaacatgctATTGGCCACGAA GCAAGTCTGCAAAGAGTTCACAGACCTGCTGTCCCAAGACCGCTCGCCGCTGGGAAACTCACGGCCGCAGCCCATTCTTGAACCGGGAATCCAGAGCTGTTTGACCCACTTCAGTCTAATCTCGCACGGTTTCGGGACCCCGGCACTGTGCGCGGCCGTCACGGCCCTGCAGAACTATCTGACCGAGGCTATCAAAGCCATGGACAAAATGTACCTCAACAACAACCCCAACAGTCACTCAGATAACGGCACTAAAGGCGGAGACAAAGACGAGAAGCACAGAAAGTGA
- the tfap2a gene encoding transcription factor AP-2-alpha isoform X4, with protein sequence MLVHSFSAMDRHDGTSNGTARLPQLGGVGQSPYTSAPPLSHTPNSDFQPPYFPPPYQPIYPQSQDPYSHVNDPYSLNSLHAQPQPQHPGWPGQRQGQESGLLHQHRSLPHQLCRDYRREVLLPSGHGIDTGLSDSIPIHGIPHSLEDVQSVEDQGIHIPDQTVIKKGPVSLSKNNNISAIPVNKDGLFGGVVNPNEVFCSVPGRLSLLSSTSKYKVTVAEVQRRLSPPECLNASLLGGVLRRAKSKNGGRSLREKLDKIGLNLPAGRRKAANVTLLTSLVEGEAVHLARDFGYVCETEFPAKAVAEYVNRQHSDPNEQVQRKNMLLATKQVCKEFTDLLSQDRSPLGNSRPQPILEPGIQSCLTHFSLISHGFGTPALCAAVTALQNYLTEAIKAMDKMYLNNNPNSHSDNGTKGGDKDEKHRK encoded by the exons ATGTTAGTGCACAGTTTTTCCGCGATG GACCGTCACGACGGCACCAGCAATGGGACAGCCAGGCTACCTCAGCTGGGCGGCGTGGGCCAGAGTCCCTACACGAGCGCCCCTCCGCTCTCCCACACACCGAACTCGGACTTCCAGCCCCCGTACTTCCCCCCGCCCTACCAGCCCATCTACCCGCAGTCTCAGGACCCTTACTCGCACGTCAACGACCCGTACTCCCTCAACTCCCTGCACGCCCAGCCGCAGCCGCAGCACCCGGGCTGGCCGGGCCAGAGGCAGGGTCAGGAGAGCGGCCTGCTGCACCAGCACCGCAGCCTGCCCCACCAGCTGTGCCGGGACTACCGCAGGGAAGTGCTCCTACCGTCCGGCCACGGCATCGATACTGGACTGTCGGACTCTATCCCTATCCATGGAATACCTCACTCTTTAGAAGACGTTCAG TCTGTTGAGGATCAAGGAATTCACATTCCCGACCAGACTGTAATTAAGAAAG GTCCAGTCTCTTTATCCAAGAACAACAACATCTCCGCCATCCCCGTAAATAAGGACGGTCTTTTCGGAGGGGTGGTAAACCCCAACGAGGTGTTCTGCTCAGTTCCGGGTCGCCTGTCCCTCCTCAGCTCCACATCAAAGTACAAGGTCACGGTGGCGGAGGTGCAGAGACGCCTCTCGCCGCCCGAGTGCCTCAACGCCTCCCTGCTGGGCGGGGTGCTGAGGAG GGCCAAATCTAAGAACGGAGGAAGATCCTTAAGGGAGAAGCTGGATAAAATCGGCTTGAATCTACCTGCGGGCAGACGCAAGGCAGCCAACGTCACCTTGCTGACGTCACTAGTCGAAG GCGAAGCGGTACATCTTGCCAGGGATTTTGGTTATGTATGCGAGACCGAGTTTCCAGCCAAGGCAGTAGCTGAATATGTAAACCGTCAGCATTCCGACCCAAACGAACAAGtccaaagaaaaaacatgctATTGGCCACGAA GCAAGTCTGCAAAGAGTTCACAGACCTGCTGTCCCAAGACCGCTCGCCGCTGGGAAACTCACGGCCGCAGCCCATTCTTGAACCGGGAATCCAGAGCTGTTTGACCCACTTCAGTCTAATCTCGCACGGTTTCGGGACCCCGGCACTGTGCGCGGCCGTCACGGCCCTGCAGAACTATCTGACCGAGGCTATCAAAGCCATGGACAAAATGTACCTCAACAACAACCCCAACAGTCACTCAGATAACGGCACTAAAGGCGGAGACAAAGACGAGAAGCACAGAAAGTGA